In Citrus sinensis cultivar Valencia sweet orange chromosome 3, DVS_A1.0, whole genome shotgun sequence, the sequence CCAATCAGATTTCGGGTCAGGCGGGACCCGGAATATCTCGGGTGCGCACTCGTGCTCGTTGCCTATGCAGAACGGACAAGAGGAACTGGAATTCGGGTTTTGAGGGGATTTCGCTTTGAAGTCAGTGGGTCGTTTAGCTCGAGCGGGTGAGAATATCACCCACCGGTTGTTAACCGGATCTTTCCGGATTTCGGGGCTCCGACTTTGTGTTTGTGTCGATGATGGTGATGCCATTGCTTACGTATGTTGCGTCGTTTTGTGTTGCCTTGATCACGCTGTTAAGTTTTGTATTGTGTAATAGGCTTGATTGGCTAGTGAGAAAGCAAAGGAAAATTTGTAAACTGAGTTTATCGAATCATATCATTTAAAGATCTAAACCCGTTACAGCCCATTAACCCGGCCCGTttacttgtaaaattttaaaaacaaaaagcataaatattttaaattggcTACTTTACTACTCCATTTGGATTTTGGAGGGGTCCAGTGTCACAAAATATGCTTTGttcacaaataatttaaaatccataattttaattactattagaTATATTTGAAATAGTTTCTTTAACTGGCCTTTGGAAGAGACAGaaaagctttaaaaattaatttaggcATTCTACCTTCCAAcctttattaatatatacacacatacaccTCTATAATTACTGGATGGAtatacataatatatatatatatacacacacatatatataattactgGATGGATATacgtaataataataataataataagatgtttaaaatgtattttaggatatgaattaaaaaatttgtcaaaaagTGTTTATTCGCAAAATTTTCATGCAACACAAAGTAAACCCactttttaaacattttaattaaggAACCTCACCTCTAATGTAAAACTGTAAACTTTTTCATTAACGTTATGAGCAAGTAATATTAGCGTCTCTCTCATTCCTAATCCAATTATCACAAtcgataaatatttttcaagattCTAACTTAGGTTAATTTCCTTTTATGaatttcctaaaaaaaaattaatttgatttgttaaaCAATGAATGCTTAAAatcaaaactatttatttttcatataacacataatatttttatcactAACCAATCATTATAATCATAGTAGAAATTTTACCGATGCCTTATACTTTTCCTTCAATTGTTTCCTAGAGAATCATGAGTTTAGAAACGGTGAAGTAAtgaatacaagaaaaaatataaagtataattaaagaaaaataaatggttcaCGCCACATTGTGTCTACTTGATGCACCAATTGTATCTACTTGTTGTTTTTTCTTCAAAGCATAAATTGGATTGACTTGACCCAACTATAATTTGGGACAATATCCTCACAATGGTATCTCAATAACACCAACCTTGACACGCaagattaatcaattttaatattttattgactattttgttaacttttttaatcatttaatgGTGTTCCCGCTGTAGGTACAAATTAGATATGCGTGATAAATCAACTATGAATATATCAAgagcatctttaaaaaaaaaaaaaactatgaatatatcaataatttattagcTTAATTGATTGACGCCTCCTCTATTCATCTTTGTAGTTGATGATTTGAGTCTACTTACCGTAGGACTTTACTTAATATAATTACAGACAAGTATCATACGCAATATGTGACAATTTTCCCCTAACCCAAATatcacaaataataataatgataaacttGCAAACCAAccctaattttgataaaatttcatcaaaacaCTTTCAGAGTCTACCATCTTTACAATTTACAATTCCTTATCTAATTTTCCATGAGTTAACAAGTTTACAGTCTTATGATATCCCTTTCATACCTTTTTTATGAGTTATTATTGAATTATACATATGCATACAAGTCGTATGAAGTCGTGTATTCATCATCAAACTTTTAACCAAATTTGaagatttagaaaataagaagTACATTTAACTTACATATGATCATATTCATGTGAATCTATATAActacataaaaatataatcagaAATTATCAATCATATACTTTTGAATTGtcttgttatatatataaaaaaaaaaaactacaataCTTTTAAATTGCATCATTCATCTACCCTAAATTTACAATATGTATCATTATTAAGTTACAAGAgtaatttagatatttaacatactaaacaaaaaataaaagagaattaattaGCTAGCCACCTTCagtttatttgttatcataaatattataaaagtttgaATATGAACAGTTTTCTACCTTGAGTTTGTAATTTCTATCAACCATCTATCAAAACGTAAACTCCCGTTTACAATTAGTGACATCACAAGGGCAATTTATACATTTAATATGCTAAAtacaaagtaaaataatagcttaaaattaaaaaaaaaaatttttattaccaATATTCAATTAGATGAacttaaaactatttttttccttaattaacaaatattttaatttgtcttcTTAAGTTAtctttacaaatttatataatcaaaCTAAATCCACAAATTACCATAAACCATTATTCACAAACACCCAATCAATCCAATCCTTAAATTcgatttcataatttaaaaataatttttattttattatttatggtgtaaagtaaaaaaaagcCTTAAATTCAATGATTAAAtggtcattttatttaaattttattaaatactcTAACGGTGTTAACATTCTGGTTGATTGTTGGTACAAATCATAAACTCATAAACTCAGGataaaaaaccaaataaattcaaacttttgtagtatttttaataacatgaTAAACGTAGATATGTGgatgataatttctctttgtctttttgtgTTAAATGAGTTTCAAGAGGCAAAATGATCAATTTgctataattttgttaatttcctAATGAAAACTAACTATTTGATGGATGACTGATATAGATTGTTAATTCAAGGTagatgaataatataaagtattgcattattttttataacaagaCAATTAAGGGTATATACttgataattttctaaatataataaagatgatttgttatgataatttttttttgaagaattatGATATTGAAATAATTGTATAAATGGTTTATAAAAGCCAAAATATTATCATGAAacgtaaaattattaacattgaTGATGTAATAAAATGACTTAAAATGtgaaactttaatttattacatcataaattgaaattagaaCCAATATACCATTTCACACATACGATGATGATAATAGTTTGATGTTATATGTAGCTATACACTTTATGATAAGGTATATGAGATTGTCAATTTTTCTCATATTGaattcaataaatatcatttattcCTTTACTGGGtaaataatattcaataaCTCCTTAGAGCATGATTTGATAGTATTAATGTAATTTGATAGTATTATGCATTacacttatttttaaatacattttaaatatttattataaattaaatgaatcataataaatatgagttaaaataaaaaacttaagtattaaaaaaagaaatatatattttaatatgaataaacgttaacaataaaatactttttttgtattttttattattttaattttttataatagatataaattttatattcttaaaataaattattaagtaaataatgtatatatccctcttttttgttaattttttttggtgttaggGAGTTTTAGAGattgtgaaaataataaaaatataaatagtaaaTTTTGGTGAGGAGGAAAACGACAAACTCCCATAAAATAAGTTGCTAGGTCCTTCTTGCAAGtaaaaagtagaaaattaaaaaaatgaggttCTTTTGGTTAATACAAGGCCACATTTGCATGTCTCGTGTTCacttgtgtttgtgtgtgtgtgtgtatatatatatatatatataaaataaaaacaacaccAAACTGAACCAACCAAAACAAAAGCACCCTACgaaccatcatcatcatcatgatttatcatcatcatccatcTCAATTCTCATCTACACTTCAAAAGCATTGAAATTCACacatagaaaaaataaaataaaaatactactaatttttatttcaaaagaaaaccAATCCATTGgttttctttagtttttaaaaacctaatatatatatttttttttcaaattttaactttaaaagagagagaaatggaCACATCCACatgtaaacaaaacaacagCACCACCCTCCACCTTCATAATCACCATAGCCATTACACAACACAACACAACAACACATTGACACATTTCATTTTAGACCCATCTCACATTAACACAAACCCATCACAAACATCTTATAAAAATCATCTTTTTCCCTTCTTCCTTCTCTGTTGAACATATATTGATATCTAGTTCAGGCAAAGGAAatagagagaagaaaaaaaaaaagactattttttttttaaaaaattttgtttcagttttgtttgttttaggAATGCGTCGAGTGAAGAGCGATTAGATCGGTTCTGTTTGTTTGATCGTATCTGGGGATCGATCTGCGAGtgcgttttttatttttaaaaaaacttttctatctgtgtttgttttgttgtgaTTGTACTTTCAAGTTTGTTAGTTtgatgatctttttttttttccttattttttatgcTGTTGTTTGATGATCGGattatacattttttgtttatcactGATGAATAATCTGAGATGGGTTGTGAAATTTTCTTAAGTTTGagatttttacctttttttttccgtttgtttgtttggttttgGAGATGATTGATAGTTTTgttgattgattgtttattttcatgTTGGAGCTTGTGTATCTGTTTATATATCAGTGTATGGTTGTGTGTGTGCAATTATAGATATTTGTAAATGTATATTTTTGGTTAAAGTTTTCATTTTGGGAGGAGGAATAAAGTGATCTTTCACAAATGGAATGTGCAATTGCATGGATTATTGTATATTATTTGCTACATTCACTTTTTAACTACTGGGTTTTTGTCAAAAATGGTCCAACTTTTAAGTATATTTTGCTAAATATATGTGATTTCTCATGTGCACTGCTTTTTGAGTATGCAATTTTGGTATTCAATAGCAAATGAGTGAATCTTGTGAGCCCTTTTTTGAACTTTATATATGCTGACTGTGTCAGTTACAATGTAAGGATGAAATATGTTGAATGATGTGATTATAGGCATGTTGATGTGGTGgaagtttgatttaaatgattttctatGAATGACAATCAGTTTTGTGCCAGTGACATACTTTTATGATTTGAAAGTCTTGATGAACCTAGTTTATCTACATTTGTATGTTTCACCGATCAGTTTTGATTGTTTTGCATTTTTTctgtaatatatttatttttgtactcATCAgatgaatttgttttctttgttgatAAAAGTTCGTTATTTGATTGTAGAATATTCAAAGGGATATATGGGGAAGTAAGTGGTACGTGATTTGCATGGGGTGACGATGCCAGAGTTGAGAAGTGGAGCCCGCAGATCGAAACGCCTTGATGATCTTCAGCCTCCTCCACAACCAGTTGATCAAACTGAAAATTGGTTACTGCCTGCTCAAAACAGGACTAGAAGGAGAGTTGGTGGTGGTAGAGGAAGGGGTAATGCCACAGCTGTAGCCAAACCAGGAATACCCGCAAGGCCAACTGCTGCCGGTAGAGGCCGGGGCATCAGGTTGATCGATTTAGATCCAGAACCTTGTGAGGTTCTTCCTGAGGCTGCTGCTTTGGTGGCTGCTGAACCTGTTTACAATCCGCTAGAGGTTGTAGCAGATAAAGATATTGCAATGGAGGGTGGGAGTGCAGACAAAATATTGGGCGTTGAGGAAGAAGCAAGTGCAACTCCTGTTCCCGAGAGGGTATCATGCATTTGCTTATTACTCTTTTTGGGGCTGTTTATATAATGGAGTAACCGATTAGTTGTATCGATTCTCCTTTTATAGTAACTAGGAAAGCCGTTTTGACTTCTATTATgatctttaattgtttttggttttttagaAAAGCTAAATCTATGATTTAAGATTTGACCATACTAGTTTGCTGACACGGAGTGTCTATCTTGGGTATATTTATGTTCGCTGTTCAAAAATGACATTGAATTTGTCATGCCACATGAGCTAATGGCTAAATTTGAAATCACCTCTAATTCGATTAGTTACAGTTAAGATGCGTTATATTGTCCAGTTTTTCACTCTTGGGAATCTTATGGTAGGGGTAATGGAAACATGTTTCTATGCTGGGTGCAGGTACAAGTGGGAAATTCTCCTGTATATAAGATCGAAAGAAAGTTAGGTAAGGGTGGTTTTGGCCAAGTTTATGTTGGCAGAAGGGCACATGGTGGCAGTGATAGAATCGGACCGGATGCAATTGAGGTCTGACTGAATACTTCTTGCTTATTCCTACTGATATGATAAGCCAacacttttaaatatgatgcTCACAATACTTTTCTTACAGGTTGCCTTGAAATTTGAACACCGAAATAGTAAAGGTTGCAATTATGGCCCTCCTTATGAGTGGCAAGTTTACAAGTGAGTAGACTCTTTTATGTCCAAAtttgcatatttctctttgtccaagtgttttaaaatttcttgactttattatttattccactcacttttgccttttttttttccactccTTTTTTGGAAATTGAAGTACGTTGAATGGATGTTATGGAATTCCTGGGGTACATTACAAGGGTCGTCAAGGAGATTTTTATATTCTGGTAATGTTTTAGTTGGAGCTCCTCATAATTATATTTCCATGTGTACTTATCTCCTGAAATCAACTTAATAAATGTTTCAGGTCATGGACATGCTTGGTCCTAGTCTTTGGGATGTTTGGAATTCATTAGGACAATCGTAAGATATAGAAACTTgggctctctctctctgtacACAACGTTCATGCTCAAATGCATGGATGCTTGTCAGTTTTTTGCCTATTGAATTTTATAGTATCTGTGACAGGATGTCACCAAATATGGCGGCCTGCATTGCAGTGGAGGCAATATCAATTCTTGAAAAGCTTCACTTGAAAGGGTAAGCTATTTGATAAATCATTCATTCACTTTTGTGAATACATACTTCCTGCGGTTATAATTCTGACATATTCACAACTAGTTGTTCTTTACAATGCTGTTCTTTCTCTAACTAGGTTTGTTCACGGAGATGTGAAGCCAGAGAATTTTTTACTTGGTCAGCCTGGAACAGCTGATGAGAAGAAGCTATATCTTATTGATCTTGGTCTAGGTATGTCATTCTTCTTGACGCTTTTCATCTCTCTTATTGTATGTTTTCCCTGAAGTTAACCGTTAGCAAATTACAGATGTTCCGTTTCAATCCTTCCCTAAGTTCCACTTCAATCCTTCCCCCCCTCCCCTAAAGATTTCCACTTGCGGGTTTTCTTTTCTGTGATATGCTTTAGCCACGTAGAGGAAATGCTCTTTCTCTTAAATTAATGTGGAAATGCTCTCTCTTAGATTAATGTATttcttacatttatttttcagcgTCTAGGTGGAAAGATGCATCATCTGGTCAGCATGTCGAGTATGATCAACGGCCTGATGTGTTCAGGTGAGTTGgatattttagttgttttcaatattttcataatatagcTTAATCCATATTGTTTGAAATACCTCTTTTGGCAGGGGAACAATAAGATATGCAAGTGTACATGCTCATTTAGGTCGAACTGGAAGTCGAAGGGATGATCTTGAGTCTTTGGCATACACATTGATATTTCTTATAAAAGGGAGACTACCATGGCAGGGGTATCAGGTGAGTTTGTTTgttgctttttatttgtgaatcccaagcttttagtaactattttatttgtttgatcaTCACAGGGAGACAACAAAAGTTTTCTTGTTTGTAAGAAGAAGATGGCCACTTCTCCAGAGTTAATGTGTTGCTTTTGCCCTGCGCCATTCAAACAGTTTCTTGAAGCTGTTACAAATATGAAGTTTGATGAGGAACCTAATTATGCGAAGCTTATATCTTTCTTTGATAGCCTGATTGAACCATGCACATCATTAAGACCAATCAGAATTGATGGAGCTCTTAAGGTGATTGTGATTCTTCAAGCCAACCTTAagttttttagaatttatgaCTTcctaacattttttattttttttggcgTGAACAGGTTGGGCAAAAGCGTGGAagattgttaataaatttggAAGAGGATGAGCAACCTAAGAAAAAAGTTCGATTAGGTAGTCCTGCTACCCAGTGGATATCAGTTTACAATGCACGTCGTCCCATGAAGCAGAGGTACATTGCAtggttttgtttaattttgatatgtcGCTTTTCTCCTTCTGGTTGTGTAATGGGTTCTCTCgtaatttatctttttgttatCTCAGTTTGTGGAGCATTAAACATATGAATGTCTAATTGTGATATTGTTCACAATGGATGTGAGTGACCAAGTTTTTTCCAATCAATTTGCCAGTCATAAATTCTGAATTGAAGAATTTGCAAGCAGTGTTTTATGTGCATTTTGTGTCCAAGATGTTAAGCTCTTGCAGGTTTGAGAATGGTTTCTGTGTTCAGGCTCTGTTCAGAACTGAAGCAATAATTAGAGTGGTTATGAATTTTAAGTGTTatgttgttttcattttccatttAAAATTGTTCTCTAGTAATTTCAACAACTATTTTGTGCTCCTGAAGAAAACTGAAAGTCATGACCATTTTTGATATTCAGAGTGAATTTTATATGATTGGCTCAAGTTACGTAGGCATTTACCTTTGGAGTAATATTTTCATGAATTGATCAATGATTTGATTTAGTAAATACATAAATGGATGGTGATGTTATTCTTTTGCCACTTAATATGGTATCTGCAGTGCTATTTAACGATGAAGAATTAATTGTACGCCTGTTTCTTTCAATACtggtttctttcttctttttttttttccttatttaaatttattctcttctttaaaGAATGCTTTCATTGGTAGAAATTTCCTAGTTACagtatattttatattgttccttttcaattatctaattattttctcttgtcTGGAGTTTCTTATCGatatcattaaataaaatgtttgtttCTGCCATTCCAATTTTCTGGTTCAAAGATCATGTTTGGATTCAGTGgatccaatttaattttccatagATTACATCACTTCATTATTTCCCTTATTCGTGGACATTTTCCTGTTTTGACTAGATTTAGTGGTCAATACTTAATGCTACCGGTGTATTACTCTTTGTGTTAGCTTAGTGACAGTGAAGATCTTGCATTTAGTATTCCTACATTGATAAGCCtctcatttcttttgttggtTGCTTGCTGTCTTAAGATCCAAAGATAGTAATCTGATCGAGAAAGTTACACATGAGATATCATAATAATTAGTGAGGCCAGCCTATTTTACTATGTATCCACAAATAAAGACCActtaaatagaaatttaattcTGATTCTGGAAgtatttgtttcatttattttccttgCTCACAGTAATTGCTTTTGAGATGCCATGACATTTGTCTTGTCCCTTGTgcaaaaaatttcatatagaAGCATAAGTCAAGTTATGACTGACGACTATTCAAATCACGTTTCTTTAAATGGGGAAAGTATTTGCTAAATTATTGTTAGAAAGTATCAGTTgtgtctttaaatgtttgctGAGTGTAACTACTTTAAGGCCCAACCCACTAGTGATACTCCTTCATCTTTCTTGACGTAATCATGAACTTTTGTTGGCATGTAGCTAAGCTTTTAGTGTGTTCTTGTTAGTATGTACTGGAATGGTTTGAGGTAATAACAATGTAAATTTGAACATAGCAATACATAGAAGGGGTAATTTGCAGTTATAAACCTTCAGTAGCACTTGTTTGAGAACTTGAACACAACTGCAATAGCATATAATGTCTCAAATTGTATGTCTGgctatacatacatacatacatacatatatatatatatatatatatatatatatatatatattttttttcccccatcTGTAAAACAGAAAGACACAGTGGGTCTTACATTGACTGgggaaatttttatttaattataaaaggcttttaacttttaaaatgaattttaattaagttataaTTTGTAAACTCTTGAAATAGAACACGGATCTTTCTGAGGTTGATTGGTCATATGTGCATTATATGGGAGTGACATCAGCTTGAAAACTTAACGTGGACTGGGATGACATAGCATGCATCTAATAATGATCTTTGGTATCATGTTATAATTTTCGTGCGACAAATTTGATGTGATCTTAGTTTCTTGCTTCTGCCTAGCATTAAATAAACCTTCTTTTTGGACATGTAGATATCACTACAATGTTTCAGATGCAAGGCTGCGTCAGCATGTAGACAAAGGTAATGAAGATGGGTTATATATCAGCTGTGTAGCCTCTGCATCCAATCTCTGGGCTTTAATCATGGATGCTGGAACGGGTTTCACCCACCAGGTTTATGAATTGTCAGCCATCTTCCTGCACAAGGTTGTTATTCAAAaccattaattttctataacgTTCTGCAAGGCCTATATTTTCTACTTGAAATATTGACTGCTTCTGTTATTGTTTGTTATCAGGATTGGATTATGGAACAATGggaaaagaattattatatcaGCTCAATAGCTGGTTCAACTAATGGGAGTTCTTTGGTTGTTATGTCCAAAGGTTGGCAATCCCAAAGTTGCTCATGAATATTACTAGTTTCGTGCTACtattatgataaatattttgctAAGCTAATATTTGGTGCGATTAAATTATTGAGAGAGCATATGCAATCCCAAATTTGATCATGAATTTTCTGTAATCTTTAGGAACTCCCTACACCCAACAGTCCTACAAAGTGAGTGAATCATTTCCTTTTAAGTGGATAAATAAGAAGTGGAAAGAAGGTTTTCATGTCACATCCATGACAACTGCTGGCAATCGCTGGGGTGTGGTAATGTCCAGGAACTCTGGATATTCTGAACAGGTAAATTTCCGGTAATTAGCTAAAGTGTGTGTAAGTTCTGTCGCAACCCCATGACTAAATTGCTGAACTTCCCtcttctatttcattttctaatacaAGGTGGTAGAGCTGGATTTTTTGTACCCTAGTGAAGGAATACATCGGAGATGGGAGAGTGGTTATAGGATAACATCCATGGCTGCTACTGCTGATCAAGCAGCCTTTATACTTAGCGTCCCAAGACGCAAAATGGTGGATGAAACGCAAGAAACTCTGCGTACTTCTGCCTTCCCAAGCACTCATGTAAAGGTgggtaattttgttttttccacCCCATTCCTCAGGCATATTGGTTAAAGTCTAAATATCCTTTTAAGCTGCTCTTCTTGGCGTAAAAAAATATACGGTTTTTTAGCATTGTCCAATCAGGTGTCATATTTAAACTTGCATGTTACAAGCTCTTGGgttttttcttgatttctgcTAGCACTTTGGGTGTTATTCTGGAGGGTATGGAACTCAATACCTGCAGATTCTAGTGCCTATAGCATTTTTTACAAAACGAAAATAAATGTTACAGTTGTTATATCGTTTGTGTATCCTCTCTCCCTTCCTAATAGCAAATATTCATTTGctaatttactttaatatttgCCTTTTGCAGGAAAAATGGTCAAAAAATCTCTATATTGCATCAATTTGTTATGGGCGGACAGTTTGCTAATATTGGCGTGTATTCTGTTGTATCCCCAAAAGTGGaagttcaaattttgaaagctGAGTGGGTAGTTTCATTGCGAGAGTGGGTGGGTAGCTTTCTGCTGCAGGaggttaaaagaaaatataggaTTCTCTTACAGAATCCTAGTATTTCAAtgtaaaaaggaaagaaaaatattaaaaagaaaaagaattaacaGAATTGACAGTTGAAAAGCACGTGTCCTGAGCCAGCATGAGCTAGTGGGCATCAGTTTGTTTGAAAATATACATATGCAATAGTTTCCTGGCTATTGAAGCCAAGTTATGCTTCGGAATTGTTGTTGTGccttaaattatcacaaaTGTAGAATAAGTAAATTGTAGTATAGTTTGCACCCGTTGCTtctcatcattttctttattgcagAGTTTCATCGATCCCCTTCCCCATAAAACCGAAGTTGTATGCTCGTATGCACCCATTTTGagttaatatttttgtgttcATTTTGTCTTTGGTTTCAGTGTTGCCAGCTGTTAGTGACCCTCTTAAAGTTGTAAACCTTATCGAATGTTAACAGCAGCTCTAAGTTTCAGGTCTTGGCAAACAGTGCAACAGCTTGATTCACAATGAACAAGTAACTCTTTGTTACCTAACTCTTGTCACCAAGTGTTGTTTCACTCATCATGATGCTTCCGCCATAGAATCTGGTTTGTTTAGTTCGAGTAAGAATTCTTTTGCCCCTGGACCATTTCACTCATCATTACTCCTTCCCACCAGCATAATAATTCTTCGAAGCTTATTCAATCAACACCTCTAATCAACTTAACCAATGAAGCTGCCCAAGGCTCAAAGGTGGAGCTCTAAGAACTCTGAAAACGTGGCCAACTTGAGCTAACTCCTTGGAACTCTACtggtattttgaattttgattagCACTTGTCTTTTTTGCCCCGATGATAAAACAAAAGGGCAACACCGCTGGAGTTCGGGCTGGAGTTCAAAATTCTGGTACTTGGAGACTCAGCTGATAACAGTTCTGCAGACATTTTGCTTGAAGGATTGGAACTTGGAAACATGGAGTTTACTTTCGGATTGCTGTCAATATGGAAATGCTAAGATGCCCTTCTCGCGGTTATCTCAAGAATATAGTTAAGATAAAGGATCAAAAGTTGATAGCTACtaaaatacaattattaatatttttaggaATAAGAGTAGAACAAGAGTGATTCaaacaagttaaaataaaatttacattttgaatGACCGAATTCGGgattaacaaattaacaacTTCAGGTTTGGACAACTGGGTAAGTGGTTCAGTAACAATGAACGAGTACTTGTTCAGGTTTTTCCAAGTATGATGTCACTTCATATGATGAATTCCTGAAAAACCTACACGCATAATTAACCgttgattttcaattttaaatgtaaaactctgcagtaaaaaaaaagttgcaaCTTTGCAAGTCAAGTCTTGTTTTCTATTATAGAATATTGCGTGTTAGTTAGCATCTCGTAGCAATCACTTCTACCATGACTATCCTTTTTTCAAAGTCCAGTGCTAtgttacgttaaacgtaacaTACACGCACTAATGGTGGGGTTTGTTACTGTTGCTGTGAGTGCGTGTATGCTACATTTAACGTAACATATGGTGAacctttttgaaatatttttatgtggaaaTAGACTTGCCACTTGACCCATCAAAAGATTTCGATCAAATGCAAGTTCGTGtcgttttcaaaattcaacaatGGTTGCT encodes:
- the LOC102619111 gene encoding casein kinase 1-like protein HD16 isoform X1 produces the protein MPELRSGARRSKRLDDLQPPPQPVDQTENWLLPAQNRTRRRVGGGRGRGNATAVAKPGIPARPTAAGRGRGIRLIDLDPEPCEVLPEAAALVAAEPVYNPLEVVADKDIAMEGGSADKILGVEEEASATPVPERVQVGNSPVYKIERKLGKGGFGQVYVGRRAHGGSDRIGPDAIEVALKFEHRNSKGCNYGPPYEWQVYNTLNGCYGIPGVHYKGRQGDFYILVMDMLGPSLWDVWNSLGQSICDRMSPNMAACIAVEAISILEKLHLKGFVHGDVKPENFLLGQPGTADEKKLYLIDLGLASRWKDASSGQHVEYDQRPDVFRGTIRYASVHAHLGRTGSRRDDLESLAYTLIFLIKGRLPWQGYQGDNKSFLVCKKKMATSPELMCCFCPAPFKQFLEAVTNMKFDEEPNYAKLISFFDSLIEPCTSLRPIRIDGALKVGQKRGRLLINLEEDEQPKKKVRLGSPATQWISVYNARRPMKQRYHYNVSDARLRQHVDKGNEDGLYISCVASASNLWALIMDAGTGFTHQVYELSAIFLHKDWIMEQWEKNYYISSIAGSTNGSSLVVMSKGTPYTQQSYKVSESFPFKWINKKWKEGFHVTSMTTAGNRWGVVMSRNSGYSEQVVELDFLYPSEGIHRRWESGYRITSMAATADQAAFILSVPRRKMVDETQETLRTSAFPSTHVKEKWSKNLYIASICYGRTVC
- the LOC102619111 gene encoding casein kinase 1-like protein HD16 isoform X2; the encoded protein is MPELRSGARRSKRLDDLQPPPQPVDQTENWLLPAQNRTRRRVGGGRGRGNATAVAKPGIPARPTAAGRGRGIRLIDLDPEPCEVLPEAAALVAAEPVYNPLEVVADKDIAMEGGSADKILGVEEEASATPVPERVQVGNSPVYKIERKLGKGGFGQVYVGRRAHGGSDRIGPDAIEVALKFEHRNSKGCNYGPPYEWQVYNTLNGCYGIPGVHYKGRQGDFYILVMDMLGPSLWDVWNSLGQSMSPNMAACIAVEAISILEKLHLKGFVHGDVKPENFLLGQPGTADEKKLYLIDLGLASRWKDASSGQHVEYDQRPDVFRGTIRYASVHAHLGRTGSRRDDLESLAYTLIFLIKGRLPWQGYQGDNKSFLVCKKKMATSPELMCCFCPAPFKQFLEAVTNMKFDEEPNYAKLISFFDSLIEPCTSLRPIRIDGALKVGQKRGRLLINLEEDEQPKKKVRLGSPATQWISVYNARRPMKQRYHYNVSDARLRQHVDKGNEDGLYISCVASASNLWALIMDAGTGFTHQVYELSAIFLHKDWIMEQWEKNYYISSIAGSTNGSSLVVMSKGTPYTQQSYKVSESFPFKWINKKWKEGFHVTSMTTAGNRWGVVMSRNSGYSEQVVELDFLYPSEGIHRRWESGYRITSMAATADQAAFILSVPRRKMVDETQETLRTSAFPSTHVKEKWSKNLYIASICYGRTVC